The Vibrio tubiashii DNA window TAGTCGCACAACTTGCTGCCAATGACATGACTCAGTCGGACGTAAAATTCATCAATATGGCAACGCCGAAAGCATTTAATGCTTTAATGGCAGGTAGCATCGACGCTGGTCTTCTTACTTCAAGCTATATTCTTAAAGCTCAAGATGGTGGTGCTCGTGTGCTCGCCACAGCGGATGGTTACATCAACCCAATTTTAATCAGTGCTACAACGGATAAGTTCGCCTCTGAAAACCCTCAGTTAGTTGAAGCCTTCCTTGAAGCTCAACGCAAAGCGATGAATTACATTAAAACTAATTATCAGCAAGCAATCGCAATTGGTGCGACAGAACACGGCGTATCCAATGAACAGGCAGAAAAACTGACGGATTGGTCTGCTCTTGCCGGTCACTTTGGTCAAGACGACATGCAAGCTCTGAAAAATGATACCCAGTTTTTAATAGAGAACGGCTTAATGCGTGATGGGCTCGATGTGGAAAGCTTAGTAGCGCCAACATCGGCAACCTACCTATAAATTGTTTCCTAAACTAAAAAAGGTCGTGTTAATCACGACCTTTTCTATACATTCTCTACCTAGTGACGCAATATATGCCAAGCCTCACACAAAACTCTAAATCTATCACTATCACCATTGTCTCGATCAGGGTGCCATTTTAATGCGAGTTTACGCCATGTTTTGCGTATCTCAGTTTGGCTCGCATCTTGCGGCAACTCAAACAAGCTAAGCGCCTTGGCGCGGTCCATCTCTTTGCCATTGGTACTTCCGACAAACTCACGGTAACGAGTCCAGAACTCATTGAGAAGACGTTTTACTTCACCCTCTTCTGCTTCATAGTTCTTCCAATGGATGTAGTAGTCCCTAAGAGGATCGTGGTGATCAACTTCATGTCCAGGCACTTGATGAGATGGCATTAAAATAATGTTCATCGCCTCTACCTGTAACCACTTATCGGGATAGAGTGTTTCTTGTAGCTGGTACAAAGCGTTCATGATAAGAAAGTTGCGCTTGAATAGATCTTTTTCTGGCGAATCGTCAAGCAGTGGGATAAAACCGAGTTCTCCGAGATGAGAAGCTAGTGTATGTACTTTCCATCCGCTCGGCTTTTTCCGAAGTACTTCAAGAATTGGCCAAAGCAAAGGGTTTTCCATGTATTGCTGAAATTGCGCAGTGAGCTCTTGTCGTTCTTGCATAAACACTCTTATCTCCTTCCCCTTCAATAAAAGACATAAAGCCTTCTTTGTCGAGTTTCTAGCTTGATAAATGTCGCCTGCGCCATAAAAAAAGAGCCGCATTCGCGACCCTTTCTTTACTGAGTGTTTTATTAAATAACACCAAGCTCACGCAGGCGTTCCATCAGGTAACTGTCTGCAGTGTGACGCTCCGAAAGCACCACTTCAGGTTTTGGGTGCAAGAATAATGGCAACGAGATACGAGACTGTTCTTGACGCTCACCAGTCGGGTTAATCACTCGGTGCGTCGTCGACGGGAAGTAACCGCCTGATGCTTCTTGCAACATATCACCGATATTGATGATCAGGTTACCAAAGTCACATGGTACGTCTAACCAGTCGCCTTCTTTACTTAGAACTTGCAGGCCAGGTTCGTTTGCAGCTGGTAGAACAGTAAGTAAGTTAATATCTTCGTGCGCTGCGGCGCGGATAGCACCTGGCTCTTCATCACCTGTCATTGGTGGGTAGTGAAGAATACGTAGTAAGGTTTTGTCGCTACCATTGATCATTTCTGACAATGCAACAGAGAACTTCTCTTGTACTTCTACAGGCGCATGCGCCTCTACCCAACCTAATAGCTCTTCAGCAAATGCGTTAGCACGGTTGTAGTAATCCATGATTTGCTCTTTAAGCTCTTCAGGCATTTGTCCCCAAGGGTAAACGTGGAAGTACTCTTTGATATCTTTTACTGTGTGGCCCTTCGCCACTTCAGAAACACTCGGTGGGAAGTAGCCGTCTTGCGTTTCAACATTAAAATGAAATTCATTTTTACGCTCAGACATAAAGAACTGGTACCAATTCTCGTAAATTGACTCAACGAGCTCTTTTGGAATTGGGTGGTTCTTTAAAACACCGAAGCCTGTTTCACGTAGTGACGTAACAAACAGTTCGGCAGCATTTTCCGCTTGATAATCGACAGTTTCCAGTTTCATGACTTTTACTTTCTAATAGTTATGTATGTGAGCAAACGATTGTAGTTGTGACAATTTAGTAAAGCAAACGATAAGCTATGAGTGACATTCATTTGAGTAGAGAGTGTGCAAAAAGGCTAAGTTTCAACATATTTTGTGACTACGAGCAGATTTTAGTCGCCAAATAAAAATAATTGAACGGTGTTTTATTAAATGTCATTATAGGTCTATTCTAGCCAAAGGAGAGATTCTATGAATCGAGGTTATTCAAAGACACTGATTGGACTTTCTATTGCCTATAGCTGCGTCTTTATATTTTCAGCTATAGAGCCAATGTCACGCGCGGTTTGGTTAGCGGAGATCATTCCAGCAGCATTAATTTTCGTCACCATATGGGTAGCATCGCGCCGCTATACATTTTCAAACACCGCTTATGTATTGATGTTTGTTTGGCTATGCCTACACACTGTTGGCGCGAAGTATACTTTTGCCGAGGTCCCTTTCGACTGGTTTAATCAACTTATTGGTTCTGAGCGCAACAACTTCGATCGCGTAGCGCACTTCTCGATAGGGCTTTATGCCTACCCGGTTGCAGAGTACCTTGTTAGAAAGAAAAAGCTTGGACTTGGCATAGCAACAAGCTACGCGCTGTTTGCCATAATGGCCTTAGCAGCAGGATATGAGATCATCGAATGGTGGTATGCGGCGCTTGCCGGTGGTGACGAGGGCATAGCATTCTTAGGCTCACAAGGTGATATTTGGGATGCTCAAAAAGATATGTTGATGGATACGCTTGGCGCAATCTGTTCTCTGATATTACTGACTGTTCAGCATCGAGTATTTTCTTCTATCCATGCTAAATAAGGATTAAACCCTTCAACGAACGGAACTTGAACAATCTGAGGCACTTCGTAATCATGCTCTGATACGATAACTTGCTCAAGTTCCGCATAACACGCTTTTTTCGTTTTCATGATCAGCAAGGTTTCTTTGTCACTACATAGAGAGCCATTCCAAACATAATGACTTTCAATTGGCATAGTTTGGATACACGCTGCAAGTTGTTTGCCAAGCACCGCACTAATAATACTCTGACTGTTTTCCTGACTGTTTGTTGTCGTCAGAACGATACAAAACTGGCCGCTCATTGCTTTCCCTTACTTTTGGTTGATGATTGGGTAGTCGTCGTTGATTAGCTCTTTTATAAAGCTTGACCCACTTCCTGTATAAGTGATCCATACCTTTCGCTTGGCTCGTGTCATAGCAACATAGAAAAGACGTCTTTCTTCAGCATATGGGAACTGATCGTCAGCTTGAGTTAATGCCCCATCAATATGCAGAGCTTTCACTCTGGCCGGAAACTGACCTTCATCTACATTGAGTACAATTACGAAGTCTGCTTCTTTGCCTTTACTGGCATGACAAGTCATAAATTGAATGTTAAGCAAGCCGAAACGTTTTTGCCAATCGGCTAATAGTTCAGGCTTGTGGTAGTGATTTCGACCTAGCAAAAGTACACTCTGGGTCGCTTTGGCGTTTCGATTGAGCTGATCAAGCACCTTTTCAACGTTGGCGATAGGCATCAGTGTCACTGCTTTCGATTTTTGCTCTTTATGACTGTTCAACTGCTTTTCTAATTGAGCAGGGTTTTGTTGCACAAATCGATTAGCTACTTCACCAATCTGGTTATTGAATCGGTAAGTCGTATCTAAGTGATGAACGGTCGAGTGAGGGAATCGCTCTGCAAACCCTGTCGTAAGATCCACGTCTGAGCCTGCAAACTGGTAGATTGATTGCCAATCATCACCTACCGCAAATAAAACGCAGCCTTGTTCTTGTTGACAAAGCGCTTCAATCAAGGCAAGACGTTGTGGTGAGATGTCCTGATATTCGTCAACCATAATGTAACGCCAAGGTGCCTTAAACTTGCCTTTTGTAACGTATTGCGTCGCTCGGGTAATCATCAGATTAAAGTCGATATGACCTTGCTCTTTAAGCTGTTGCTGCCAAGCTTGGAAACAAGGCCAAACTAAGGCAAGCTCACTGTTCAAGCGCGTATATTCAGGATGCTCAACCAGCATCTGCTGAATTTCTTTTTTGCTTGCACCTGTGGCTGAAAGCTGCATTAGCTGCTTTTCCAACCATGCAATCAGTTTTGGGTTTTCAACATGACTGCCTAACTCATCGTCCCCTGCCAAATAAGCAATAGGCCATTTAGATAGATGTTTTTGCCAACGCTTAAAGTTAGTTGGGGTCATCCAATGCTTTTTCAGCCAGTCAATACACCAGTTTTGTCGCTGATTATCATCCAGTGCTAAAGGCGAAATAGTCACGCCCTGCGACTCAACTTGGTTAAGTATCTGTAAGCCCAATTGATGGAATGTATTAACTTTTATGCCTTCTGCACTCAAACCGATTTTGTCATTCAAACGCTGATTCATTTCTTCAGCGGCATCTCGACCAAAGGCCAGCATTAGAATCTCTTCCGAACGGGCTAAATGACTTTGAAGTAGGTAGGCAACACGGGCAGTCAGCACGCTTGTCTTGCCAGAACCCGCCCCAGCTAAGACAAGGTTGTTATCATCATTAAGTAAGACGGCTCTCTTCTGCGAGTAATTTAGGGGGGAAGATTCTATCTGAGAGAAAAGTACCTGCCAGTTCTCAAGCTCTGTCTCCATCCACTGCTCGTTTCGCGTGCTTAACTCAGCATCAGAGCGAGTAATCCAAGGTTCAATACATGCCATTCGACTTGGCATGCGCAGCATCGCGTCGTCTAGCGTAATCTCCATTTGTTCGAGATCATTTGTTAATTGGTCTTGCCACTTTTCAACCATCGAGTGGGTCAAAAACGAAGGTTGGATCTGAAAGCGTTGTACGCTCTCCTCCCACTGAGGCAAGTATTTGATCAGCTGCTGACATTGATTCTTATGCCAGTGTTGATAGGCAGCAACCGCGTATCTGGCAAACTCACGACATTTACTTAAAGGAAGCCCTTGCACTAACCAAGCTCTCTGCTGCCCGTCATGCTGATGAGCAAAAAACATCAAACCACCCCAAATGAGGCCATTCTTAACTTGTACTCGCCCACTCCAAACATTGAACGGGATATGCTCTTCGCTTGATTCCGAACTGAGTATGAGTGAATCTGACGTAATTTCGATGTGGTGGTATTCGTGTTGAACAAAAAACTGTGCAGTCTTGTTAGCGGTTAGCTGCATTCTTTTTAGCCTATAATCTGTCTTATCAGCATCATAACTTAATTACCTATCCTTTTTTATAAGTTTCCGGCAAATTTTCTCGTTAAGGTCTTTGTTTTAAACAGTAATTTGATCAATTTAATAGGGTCAACCCGTTTGTTGTTCAAAAGATCTGCAAACTCTCTGGTATCTTTATTTAGATCAGGTCGTTACCATATAAGCCATGCTAATTTAGCTCCACTTGCGAATACAAAGTTATCTGATAGTGAATTTATATAGTCAGCTCCGCCACTACTGGGCAAACAAAACGTTTAACTATAGCCTTCTTATTCTCGTTACCCTTTTAGGCGTGGTGATACCGACATGGTACTTACAACTCAATACGCTTATCGTTCCTTTAATTCTAGGGATTATCGCTGCTGCACTTGCAGAGAGTGACGACAGTTTCACAGGAAGACTAAAGTCCCAGTCGTTAACTTTGATCTGTTTTGCTATTGCTGCACTTTCTATCGAGATGTTGTTTGCCACACCTTGGCTATTCGCAATCGGATTGTTTATTTCGACGTTCGGTTTCATCATGCTTGGCGCTATCGGCCCGAGATACGCCAGTATCGCTTTTGGATCTTTGCTCATTGCGATCTATACCATGTTGGGCGCACATGAAAGTACCAATGTCTGGTTTCAACCTCTTATGCTTCTTACCGGTGCAGCTTGGTACTATTTCGTTTCGATGGTATGGCATGCACTGTGGCCTATGCAGCCTGTTCAGCAGAGTTTGGCAAACGTGTTTTTGCAGCTAGCCAACTATCTCGATTCAAAGAGTCAGCTGTTCTATCCCGTCTCAAACCTTAAGCCGCAACCTCATCGAATTGAAGAAGCAAGACTCAATGCCGCGACGGTGAATGCTCTTAACTCTTGCAAAGCAACGTTTTTAACTCGCTCTAAGCGAGGACATGTAGATGGAGCTAGCGACCGATTTTTGAATACTTATTTTCTTGCTCAAGATATTCATGAGCGAATCAGTTCGACTCACTATCGCTATCAAGAGCTTGCAGAACATTTTGAGCGTTTTGATGTTCTGTTTCGGTTTAAACACTTACTACAAAACCAAGCAACATCGTGCCGCGAGATTGCTGAGGCGATAAGACTCGGTAAAGAGTACCAGCATAACGATGACTCAGTTTATGCGCTTGATGAGCTGCAAAACTCACTGACTTATCTTCAAGACCAACAAAATCCGAAATGGCGTTCACTACTAGCGCAGCTCGGTTACCTGTTTAACAACTTAGCAACCGTTGAAAAGCAGCTAAGTAATGTCAATAACCCAGATACCAACAAACTTGAAGAAGACGTTTTAGACGATACAGAGGCGCACACCTTAAAGGTGATGTGGCAGCGAGTAAAATCTAACTTCACTAAAGACTCTATGCTGTTTAGGCATGCAGTGAGAATGTCAATTGCACTGACCCTTGGTTATGGCATTATCCAATTGTTTGGTATTGAGCGCGGTTACTGGATTCTACTGACAACATTGTTTGTTTGTCAGCCCAACTACAGTGCCACAAGGCAAAAACTGATTGCGCGCGTGCTGGGGACGTTCGCAGGTATTGTTATCGGTGTACCGCTCTTAACCCTCTTCCCCTCGCAAGAGAGCCAATTACTGCTTGTCGTCGTATCAGGGGTCGCCTTCTTCGCATTTAGACTGGCAAACTATGGCTATGCGACTGGCTTTATCACCGTATTAGTACTGTTCTGTTTTAACCAGTTGGGGCAAGGCTTTGATGTTATTCTTCCGCGTATTGCTGATACCTTAGTCGGTTGTATTCTCGCGGTTGCGGCAGTGACCTTTATTCTCCCTGATTGGCAGTCAAAACGGCTGCACAAAGTGATGGCCGACGCTATAGGGGCTAATCAACACTACCTTGGTCAGATTATTGGCCAATATCGAGTGGGTAAAAAAGACAGTTTGAGTTACCGAGTGTCAAGACGGAACGCTCATAACCAAGATGCGAACTTAACAACAGCAATTAGTAATATGCTTGCCGAGCCCGGTCGTTATGTTTCCGCCATTGATGAAAGCTACCGTTTCTTGACATTAAACCACGCCCTTCTGAGTTATATCTCTGCCTTGGGCGCACACAGAACACGTATCGCTGACGAGGAGACTCATAAGTTGATCCTTGATGCTCATAGAGTGATCCACCAGCACTTAAATGTGTTGTTTACTCAATTAAACGAGCACTGCGATAGCTGTGATACCGCAGACATTGACGATCCAGTGCTAGAGCAGCGCCTTGCCGAGTGGCGTGAAGAGGATGACAGTTCTGTACGTATGGTTTTGCAACAATTGCATTTGGTTTATCGGATGCTGCCAGAATTGCACTCCCTAGCCAGCAAGTTTGCAGTGCGTGTTGCGCATAAGTCGACTGAATAATAGCCAAACGTGATATTTTAATTACACAAGTTTCCGTCGCTGCTTACTTACTCTTAACATGCCCTGACATTGTTCGGACAAAAAACCGACAGTGTCAAAATAAACTTATCTGTAAGGTTATTCGTACGAGAGTAAGGCGATGAAAGGAGACATCTCTTACCTGTATAAATCTGATACATCAACGATTAGCAGGTGCAACAACATGACTCCACAACAGTTTGAAGCAATGAGAGCTCAGCTCAAATCACTCACTCCTCAGCAACTAAGAATGCTAAGAGGTGAAATCAACAATAAACTCGATTCTGACGATAGAGTCGTCGTGAATGATGAAGAGTTAAAAATGATATCGAGCCTATTTTCATAGCACAACTTGCTCAAAATGCAATCACGCCTTAAGCTTAAGTTAAGGAGGTGTTTATGCCTGTTTCTTCTGTTCAATCTGGTTATCAAATCATTGACATGTCATCTAAGATGGCCGAAGACGCTGCGCATGAAATACAACGTAATCAGCAACTCCAACCTATGCCTAAAGACAATACCTACGACTTCAACCAGGTAGAGTTTAAAGTTACCCCTCCACCATCAAATATTGATTCTCTGACCAAACTGAACAGCGCTGAGCAGTACAGCAAAATTGGTACGAATGTCATTCAAAGAGATCAGGAAATGATTGGGACACTGTTAGATATTCATGTTTAGCGACGAAATTGTAGCAATCCGTTAAG harbors:
- a CDS encoding ABC transporter substrate-binding protein — its product is MKKLIAVCAAAASLVCNIAFAETKKVVNVTYVPTPFNLQLMVMRDQGILDQELAKHGATVEWHKISSGVHQAKAMASGSVDIASVMNTNSFLMANREGNSLKVIGTVARPSKIFSLVASPKFEGDIKDLAGKKVAGVKGTVVQQMLVAQLAANDMTQSDVKFINMATPKAFNALMAGSIDAGLLTSSYILKAQDGGARVLATADGYINPILISATTDKFASENPQLVEAFLEAQRKAMNYIKTNYQQAIAIGATEHGVSNEQAEKLTDWSALAGHFGQDDMQALKNDTQFLIENGLMRDGLDVESLVAPTSATYL
- a CDS encoding DNA-J related domain-containing protein gives rise to the protein MQERQELTAQFQQYMENPLLWPILEVLRKKPSGWKVHTLASHLGELGFIPLLDDSPEKDLFKRNFLIMNALYQLQETLYPDKWLQVEAMNIILMPSHQVPGHEVDHHDPLRDYYIHWKNYEAEEGEVKRLLNEFWTRYREFVGSTNGKEMDRAKALSLFELPQDASQTEIRKTWRKLALKWHPDRDNGDSDRFRVLCEAWHILRH
- a CDS encoding isopenicillin N synthase family dioxygenase, translated to MKLETVDYQAENAAELFVTSLRETGFGVLKNHPIPKELVESIYENWYQFFMSERKNEFHFNVETQDGYFPPSVSEVAKGHTVKDIKEYFHVYPWGQMPEELKEQIMDYYNRANAFAEELLGWVEAHAPVEVQEKFSVALSEMINGSDKTLLRILHYPPMTGDEEPGAIRAAAHEDINLLTVLPAANEPGLQVLSKEGDWLDVPCDFGNLIINIGDMLQEASGGYFPSTTHRVINPTGERQEQSRISLPLFLHPKPEVVLSERHTADSYLMERLRELGVI
- a CDS encoding DUF2238 domain-containing protein, coding for MNRGYSKTLIGLSIAYSCVFIFSAIEPMSRAVWLAEIIPAALIFVTIWVASRRYTFSNTAYVLMFVWLCLHTVGAKYTFAEVPFDWFNQLIGSERNNFDRVAHFSIGLYAYPVAEYLVRKKKLGLGIATSYALFAIMALAAGYEIIEWWYAALAGGDEGIAFLGSQGDIWDAQKDMLMDTLGAICSLILLTVQHRVFSSIHAK
- the cutA gene encoding divalent-cation tolerance protein CutA, with the translated sequence MSGQFCIVLTTTNSQENSQSIISAVLGKQLAACIQTMPIESHYVWNGSLCSDKETLLIMKTKKACYAELEQVIVSEHDYEVPQIVQVPFVEGFNPYLAWIEENTRC
- the helD gene encoding DNA helicase IV, with product MQLTANKTAQFFVQHEYHHIEITSDSLILSSESSEEHIPFNVWSGRVQVKNGLIWGGLMFFAHQHDGQQRAWLVQGLPLSKCREFARYAVAAYQHWHKNQCQQLIKYLPQWEESVQRFQIQPSFLTHSMVEKWQDQLTNDLEQMEITLDDAMLRMPSRMACIEPWITRSDAELSTRNEQWMETELENWQVLFSQIESSPLNYSQKRAVLLNDDNNLVLAGAGSGKTSVLTARVAYLLQSHLARSEEILMLAFGRDAAEEMNQRLNDKIGLSAEGIKVNTFHQLGLQILNQVESQGVTISPLALDDNQRQNWCIDWLKKHWMTPTNFKRWQKHLSKWPIAYLAGDDELGSHVENPKLIAWLEKQLMQLSATGASKKEIQQMLVEHPEYTRLNSELALVWPCFQAWQQQLKEQGHIDFNLMITRATQYVTKGKFKAPWRYIMVDEYQDISPQRLALIEALCQQEQGCVLFAVGDDWQSIYQFAGSDVDLTTGFAERFPHSTVHHLDTTYRFNNQIGEVANRFVQQNPAQLEKQLNSHKEQKSKAVTLMPIANVEKVLDQLNRNAKATQSVLLLGRNHYHKPELLADWQKRFGLLNIQFMTCHASKGKEADFVIVLNVDEGQFPARVKALHIDGALTQADDQFPYAEERRLFYVAMTRAKRKVWITYTGSGSSFIKELINDDYPIINQK
- the yccS gene encoding YccS family putative transporter → MNLYSQLRHYWANKTFNYSLLILVTLLGVVIPTWYLQLNTLIVPLILGIIAAALAESDDSFTGRLKSQSLTLICFAIAALSIEMLFATPWLFAIGLFISTFGFIMLGAIGPRYASIAFGSLLIAIYTMLGAHESTNVWFQPLMLLTGAAWYYFVSMVWHALWPMQPVQQSLANVFLQLANYLDSKSQLFYPVSNLKPQPHRIEEARLNAATVNALNSCKATFLTRSKRGHVDGASDRFLNTYFLAQDIHERISSTHYRYQELAEHFERFDVLFRFKHLLQNQATSCREIAEAIRLGKEYQHNDDSVYALDELQNSLTYLQDQQNPKWRSLLAQLGYLFNNLATVEKQLSNVNNPDTNKLEEDVLDDTEAHTLKVMWQRVKSNFTKDSMLFRHAVRMSIALTLGYGIIQLFGIERGYWILLTTLFVCQPNYSATRQKLIARVLGTFAGIVIGVPLLTLFPSQESQLLLVVVSGVAFFAFRLANYGYATGFITVLVLFCFNQLGQGFDVILPRIADTLVGCILAVAAVTFILPDWQSKRLHKVMADAIGANQHYLGQIIGQYRVGKKDSLSYRVSRRNAHNQDANLTTAISNMLAEPGRYVSAIDESYRFLTLNHALLSYISALGAHRTRIADEETHKLILDAHRVIHQHLNVLFTQLNEHCDSCDTADIDDPVLEQRLAEWREEDDSSVRMVLQQLHLVYRMLPELHSLASKFAVRVAHKSTE